In Streptomyces chartreusis NRRL 3882, the following are encoded in one genomic region:
- a CDS encoding Yip1 family protein, which translates to MSQLGRKAGPGSPGPARHRPGPGTFEDVAGFRIGRGRNNGAPQTRPQNPPYGQQTPQGPSYGYPPAPQPYPQQQPPYGNGGGPTWPQPNAGRPGGGYGDQGEPEYFGDGAYPPGPQGPHDPYAANNPGHTQAFSVGEDPYTQGDTYRAGSAAAPSGPVGPRLHWKALLRGIVLAPNQTFLQMRDYTMWGPALIVTFLYGLLAVFGFDGARKDAINATLSNAIPIVLTTAVAMVLSAFILGVVTHTLARQLGGDGAWQPTVGLSMLIMSITDAPRLVFAMFAGGNATFVQLLGWATWIAGGALLTLMVGRSHDLPWPKALGASAIQLIALLSIVKLGTV; encoded by the coding sequence ATGTCACAGCTCGGCCGCAAAGCCGGGCCCGGAAGCCCGGGCCCGGCACGCCACCGCCCGGGACCAGGTACGTTCGAAGACGTGGCTGGATTCAGGATCGGACGCGGCCGGAACAACGGCGCTCCTCAGACGCGACCGCAAAACCCTCCGTACGGGCAGCAGACGCCGCAGGGACCGTCGTACGGCTACCCGCCGGCGCCGCAGCCGTACCCGCAGCAGCAGCCGCCGTACGGCAACGGCGGCGGCCCCACCTGGCCGCAGCCGAACGCCGGGCGGCCGGGCGGCGGCTACGGCGACCAGGGCGAGCCGGAGTACTTCGGCGACGGCGCGTACCCGCCCGGCCCCCAGGGCCCGCACGACCCGTACGCGGCGAACAACCCGGGCCACACCCAGGCCTTCTCGGTCGGCGAGGACCCCTACACCCAGGGCGACACCTACCGCGCCGGCTCGGCCGCCGCGCCGTCCGGCCCGGTCGGCCCGCGCCTGCACTGGAAGGCCCTGCTGAGGGGCATCGTCCTCGCCCCCAACCAGACCTTCCTCCAGATGCGGGACTACACGATGTGGGGTCCGGCCCTCATCGTCACGTTCCTCTACGGGCTGCTCGCCGTCTTCGGCTTCGACGGCGCCCGCAAGGATGCGATAAACGCCACACTCTCGAACGCCATCCCCATCGTCCTGACGACGGCGGTCGCGATGGTGCTCAGCGCGTTCATCCTGGGCGTGGTCACCCACACGCTGGCCCGCCAGCTCGGCGGCGACGGTGCCTGGCAGCCCACGGTCGGCCTGTCCATGCTGATCATGTCCATCACGGACGCACCCCGCCTGGTCTTCGCCATGTTCGCCGGCGGCAACGCGACGTTCGTGCAGCTGCTGGGCTGGGCCACCTGGATCGCGGGCGGCGCGCTGCTGACCCTCATGGTCGGCCGCTCCCACGACCTGCCCTGGCCGAAGGCGCTGGGCGCGTCGGCGATCCAGCTGATCGCCCTGCTGTCGATCGTGAAGCTGGGCACGGTCTGA